The following coding sequences lie in one Epinephelus lanceolatus isolate andai-2023 chromosome 24, ASM4190304v1, whole genome shotgun sequence genomic window:
- the fbxo3 gene encoding F-box only protein 3 isoform X1 has protein sequence MAAANTELRMDQLPSDPLLHILSFLSFRDLIHCSYVSRRLNDLSKHNPLWKSLCSKHWLLTDAERQQSGVSWYGLFRQYYRDLGRYMQYYPVLKRAWEQLKAFLQQRCPRMITSLKEGATEVELNDIEAQIGCRLPDDYRCSYRIHNGQKLVIPGLMGSMSLSNHYRSEVLLDVETAAGGFQQRKGMRRCLPLTFCFHTGLSQYMALEPAEGRRMFESFYPCPDQTAQDPSAIDMFITGSCFLEWFTAYVQNVVTGEYPIIRDQIFRYVHDKGCVATTGDITVSVSTSFLPELSSVHPPHFFFTYRIRIEMSSSASPEAACQLDSRYWKITTSDGNVEEVQGPGVVGEFPVMTPGKVHEYASCTTFSTPSEYMEGHYTFHRLANKEEVFHVAIPRFHMVCPPFREPVVRTQKAATSYTTRFDDDDGDGEYCDGDGDDFSDLRGINMAALEGAWCPRHI, from the exons ATGGCAGCAGCTAACACGGAGCTCCGGATGGATCAGCTCCCCTCAGACCCGCTGCTGCACATCCTGTCCTTCCTGAGCTTCAGGGACCTGATCCA ctgtagTTATGTCAGCAGGAGGCTGAACGACTTGTCCAAACACAACCCACTGTGGAAGTCCCTGTGCTCCAAACACTGGCTGCTGACAGA tgcgGAGCGGCAGCAGAGCGGCGTGTCCTGGTacggtctgttcagacagtaCTACAGAGACCTGGGCCGCTACATGCAGTACTACCCTGTACTGAAGAGAGCCTGGGAGCAGCTGAAGGCCTTCCTGCAGCAGAGGTGTCCACGTATGATCACATCACTCAAAG AGGGCGCCACAGAGGTGGAGCTAAACGACATCGAGGCCCAGATCGGCTGCAGACTCCCAGACGACTACCGCTGCTCGTACCGCATCCACAACGGACAGAAGCTGGTGATCCCAGG GCTGATGGGCAGCATGTCACTGTCTAACCACTACCGGTCAGAGGTGCTGCTGGACGTGGAGACGGCGGCCGGAGGCTTCCAGCAGAGGAAGGGGATGAGACGCTGCCTGCCGCTCACCTTCTGCTTCCACACTGGACTCAGCCAGTACATGGCTCTGGAGCCCGCCGAGGGACGCAGGATGTTCGAGAGCTTCTACCCCTGCCCC GATCAGACGGCTCAGGATCCTTCGGCCATCGACATGTTCATCACAG GTTCCTGTTTCTTAGAGTGGTTCACGGCGTATGTCCAGAACGTCGTCACCGGAGAATACCCAATCATCAGAGACCAGATCTTCAG GTATGTGCACGATAAGGGTTGCGTGGCGACCACCGGGGACATCACTGTCTCTGTTTCTACCTCCTTCCTGCCTGAGCTTTCCTCCGTCCACCCTCCACACTTCTTTTTCACCTACCGCATCag GATAGAGATGTCGAGCAGCGCTTCGCCCGAAGCCGCCTGTCAGCTCGACAGTCGCTACTGGAAAATCACCACCTCAGACGGCAATGTGGAGGAAGTTCAGGGTCCCGGTGTGGTCG GAGAGTTTCCCGTCATGACACCAGGGAAGGTCCACGAGTACGCCAGCTGCACCACCTTCTCCACCCCGTCAGAGTACATGGAGGGTCACTACACTTTCCACAGACTGG CCAACAAAGAGGAAGTTTTCCACGTGGCCATACCTCGCTTCCACATGGTCTGCCCGCCCTTCAGAGAGCCGGTGGTTCGAACG CAGAAGGCAGCGACCAGTTACACAACTCGCTTTGATGACGACGATGGCGACGGCGAGTACTGTGACGGAGACGGCGACGACTTCAGCGACCTGAGGGGAATCAACATGGCCGCCTTGGAGGGAGCGTGGTGTCCTCGACACATCTGA
- the fbxo3 gene encoding F-box only protein 3 isoform X2, which produces MAAANTELRMDQLPSDPLLHILSFLSFRDLIHCSYVSRRLNDLSKHNPLWKSLCSKHWLLTDAERQQSGVSWYGLFRQYYRDLGRYMQYYPVLKRAWEQLKAFLQQRCPRMITSLKEGATEVELNDIEAQIGCRLPDDYRCSYRIHNGQKLVIPGLMGSMSLSNHYRSEVLLDVETAAGGFQQRKGMRRCLPLTFCFHTGLSQYMALEPAEGRRMFESFYPCPDQTAQDPSAIDMFITGSCFLEWFTAYVQNVVTGEYPIIRDQIFRYVHDKGCVATTGDITVSVSTSFLPELSSVHPPHFFFTYRIRIEMSSSASPEAACQLDSRYWKITTSDGNVEEVQGPGVVGEFPVMTPGKVHEYASCTTFSTPSEYMEGHYTFHRLANKEEVFHVAIPRFHMVCPPFREPVVRTKAATSYTTRFDDDDGDGEYCDGDGDDFSDLRGINMAALEGAWCPRHI; this is translated from the exons ATGGCAGCAGCTAACACGGAGCTCCGGATGGATCAGCTCCCCTCAGACCCGCTGCTGCACATCCTGTCCTTCCTGAGCTTCAGGGACCTGATCCA ctgtagTTATGTCAGCAGGAGGCTGAACGACTTGTCCAAACACAACCCACTGTGGAAGTCCCTGTGCTCCAAACACTGGCTGCTGACAGA tgcgGAGCGGCAGCAGAGCGGCGTGTCCTGGTacggtctgttcagacagtaCTACAGAGACCTGGGCCGCTACATGCAGTACTACCCTGTACTGAAGAGAGCCTGGGAGCAGCTGAAGGCCTTCCTGCAGCAGAGGTGTCCACGTATGATCACATCACTCAAAG AGGGCGCCACAGAGGTGGAGCTAAACGACATCGAGGCCCAGATCGGCTGCAGACTCCCAGACGACTACCGCTGCTCGTACCGCATCCACAACGGACAGAAGCTGGTGATCCCAGG GCTGATGGGCAGCATGTCACTGTCTAACCACTACCGGTCAGAGGTGCTGCTGGACGTGGAGACGGCGGCCGGAGGCTTCCAGCAGAGGAAGGGGATGAGACGCTGCCTGCCGCTCACCTTCTGCTTCCACACTGGACTCAGCCAGTACATGGCTCTGGAGCCCGCCGAGGGACGCAGGATGTTCGAGAGCTTCTACCCCTGCCCC GATCAGACGGCTCAGGATCCTTCGGCCATCGACATGTTCATCACAG GTTCCTGTTTCTTAGAGTGGTTCACGGCGTATGTCCAGAACGTCGTCACCGGAGAATACCCAATCATCAGAGACCAGATCTTCAG GTATGTGCACGATAAGGGTTGCGTGGCGACCACCGGGGACATCACTGTCTCTGTTTCTACCTCCTTCCTGCCTGAGCTTTCCTCCGTCCACCCTCCACACTTCTTTTTCACCTACCGCATCag GATAGAGATGTCGAGCAGCGCTTCGCCCGAAGCCGCCTGTCAGCTCGACAGTCGCTACTGGAAAATCACCACCTCAGACGGCAATGTGGAGGAAGTTCAGGGTCCCGGTGTGGTCG GAGAGTTTCCCGTCATGACACCAGGGAAGGTCCACGAGTACGCCAGCTGCACCACCTTCTCCACCCCGTCAGAGTACATGGAGGGTCACTACACTTTCCACAGACTGG CCAACAAAGAGGAAGTTTTCCACGTGGCCATACCTCGCTTCCACATGGTCTGCCCGCCCTTCAGAGAGCCGGTGGTTCGAACG AAGGCAGCGACCAGTTACACAACTCGCTTTGATGACGACGATGGCGACGGCGAGTACTGTGACGGAGACGGCGACGACTTCAGCGACCTGAGGGGAATCAACATGGCCGCCTTGGAGGGAGCGTGGTGTCCTCGACACATCTGA